In Desulfonatronovibrio magnus, the sequence AACCTCGGCTATGGCCAGTTCAGGATTAGCAATATGTTCCAAGACATCAAACATGATAGCGGTATCAATGCTTGCATCTGCAAAAGGCAACCAGGATGCGTCGCCCAGGATATCCGGAGCTCCATCATAGCCAAGAGCCATGGTTTTAGGATAGTCAAGCCCGATGTATGTGACTGTGTTCCGAACAATTTTTTTAATTTGACTATTACCGCAGCCAATATCCAGCAGGATGCCTTGCTGCTTTTTCTGCAATAATTCTGAAAAATCGTTAGAACTTCTGGTCATCAGCCATTGCGGATGTAAAGGTGTATTCCGGACCGGCTTTAACCAGTGTTTTAATTGCTTTACTGTAATCATCATAGACACTCAGGTTCAATGCTTAGCCAAGCGTACATCTACAAAAATCCGCCCGAATTTCTCAACAGTAATCTCCCAGTCAAATTCATGCTCTACCCTCTGTCTGGCCGCGGCCGCAATTCTACGGCACATGGTTGTATCATCCAAGGCGGTAATAACAGCCTGGGCCAGATCCTGTGGGCTTCCGGGCTGGACGAGAATGCCGGTCTGGTTATGGATAACCGTGTCATGAACAGCCGGAATATCTGAGGCAATTACCGGACATTTACAGCCCATTGCTTCCACAATCACCAATCCCAGGCCTTCCTGGTCGCCGCTTTTTGCCCTGACAAAGGGAAATACCGCCAGGGCGGCTTTTTGGTACAGTTGGGGCAGCTGATTCTGAGGAATCATGCCCAGAAATTTGACCTTATCTGACAAGTTGAGGCTGGCAGTCAATGCTTTGAGATCATTTTCCAGGGGGCCTGATCCGGCGATGGTCAGCCTGGTTTCCGGCCTGGTTGCAAGGATTTCCGCCATGGCCTTTATGAGCACTTCCACACCTTTTTTCTCCACCAGTCTGCCCACGAACACCAGTTCATGATCAGTGCGTTTGACATCAAGATCAGGCACAAATGTGTTTTTGAGATCCACCCCCATGGGAATGACTTTAACTTTATCCAGGTGTGCTCCAAGTTTCAGGGCTTCTTTTTGCAGTGCGTGGCTGACCACGGTCAGAACCTGGCATTTTTGAACAATCTTTTTCTTGAGCCAGGAAAATATCCTGCCCTGCAAGGCATACATATCCCCGCCGTGGGAAGTGCAGACAACAGGAATTTGTTTGCGGGTCAAAGCCAGGGCCATGTGGGCAGCAAGGCCCTGGGGGATTATCCAGTGGGCGTGGATTATATCGAGTTGTTCCTGGCGCAGGATTTTTATCAGGGCCAGTAATTGGCCCAGGAGGAAAAAGGGAACCAGCAGATAATTCAAAGGATTGGCCTTTAGTCTGCCCATAATCCCGCCGCTGTGGGTGGCCAGGTTTTCCTGAGGCCGAAAAAAGTATCCAAACCGCAATACCCTCATACCGGCCATGACTTCTTCATCCTTTGCGCCGGGTGAGCGCGGAGCCAGGACTGTGATATTGAATTTATTCGCCAGTCTACGGCTCAGTTCGTAAACAAACCCTGGTTCAGAATCATTATGCCACCTGGGGAAGGTGGAGCTCAGCACCAGGATTCCGGCTTTGTTGCCATCATTATTATCCATACCTGCACCATTACTGCAGGTGTTATCTGTTATCAATATAAATCAATACCCATCATCTTTACACTTCGCGTTTGACGCAATATGTAAAGATGATTTTCGTCTCTTCTTTGAGGTAAATTTTATCAATGCCACAACCCTGATTTTTGGGCTGGACTGCCCAATGTCCTCATCAAGGCCAAGGACTTCACCGTGGATAGGGCAGCCAGTGACTATATGGAAGTTTCGATTGGCATCATCTTTACACTTCGCGCTTGACGCGATGTGTAAAGATGATCGTCATTTTTTTCTGCGGCCAATGACATCAACTCCATTGCCCAGATTTTTTTAAGACTAGCACTCCATGGATCATCTTCACCGGTCGCCTAGTGCAGGCCAAGGGCCTGGACGTTCTCCTGGAAGCATTCCGGCAGATCACGGGCAAGACCGCGGCGCACCTGGTCCTGCTGGGCGAAGGCCCGCTCAGGCCGAAACTGGAATCCATGGTCTGGGACCTGGGGCTGGCCGGACGGGTGCATTTCGCCGGGTTCCAAAACAACCCCCTGCCCTGGATGCGGGAGGCTACACTGCTGGTTCTGCCTTCCCGGCACGAAGGCTTGGGCAACGTGCTTATCGAAGCCCTGGCCTGCGGCACCCAGATCGTGGCCACGGACTGTCCCAGCGGCCCGGCTGAGATTCTGGAAGGTGGCAAATACGGCCAACTCGTACCTGTGGAAGACCCCACAGCCCTGGCCCAGGCTATGCTTAGCAGTCTCAACAGCACTTTCCGCGTCGCCCCCGAAATGCTCAAGGCCCGGGCCGAGGATTTCACCGTGGAGAAGGCGGCAAAGCAGTATATGGACACCTTGCTTGGCAAAATATAACCCCCATCATCTTTACACTTCGCGCTTGACGCGATATGTAAAGATGTGGCAGTTGTTTTGGCATGAAATACAACGACAAAAGGTTCTGCGGAAATGAACAGCGGATTTTCAGGGCCAGGCACAAGATCACTGAGCCCGGGGTTATATCCCATGTCACCCAGCGTGCAGCAGGCAAAGAGCCGCTGTTTATTGATGATACTGATTATCTGACCATGCTGATGTTGCTAAAGGAAAGCGTGGAAAAGTTTGATCTGCGCTATTATGCCTTGAGTCTTATGGCTAATCACACACATATTTTGCTGGAACCCCGGGAAAAGAATCTGCCTGAAGCAATGCGCTCCATATTTTCAAGGTATGCAGCCAAATTCAATACAAAATACCAGCGAAAGGGCCATCTTTTTGGTGGACCTTACCGTCAGTCAGTATGCCTGGACAATACTTATCTGCTCACAGCTTCAATATACATCCACCTGAATCCTGTCCGCGCCGGCATAGTGGATAAGGCGGATGCATACAGATGGTCCTCGGCATCATTGTATTGTGGTGAATCCGCTGTGGAATCCTTTGTTGACCCCGGGGTTGTATTGCGCCTGGTTCATGACCAGGAACCGGAAGCTCGAAAGAATTACCGCCGAATGCTTGAGCAGGTCCACGGGCATGAGCCGGAAAACGCTCTTGAGCATGAAGGGGCTATTGAAAAATTCTGTATCCGCCTGGCTCAAATTTTTCCAGGGTTGTTTAAAAAGCTGGGCAAAAAAACCGAAAATACAGAAAAGTACCTGGGATGCAATGCATCTATGCTGGATCTGGCCCGGCTTGAACAGGTCATTGAAAATACCGACTTCAGCCGTTCCTGGTCCATGGAAAGCAGGAAGGCCAAGAAGTATATAGTGGAACAGTTATTGGCCAGGGGATTTAAGAAGACCGAGATAGCCGGGCGGTTGGGGATTTCACGCAGGTCAGTATACAATATCATTAATTCTTCATGTGATTGACAGACAAACATCTTCACACTTCGCGCTTGACGCAATATGTAAAGATAATGTTTACATTTCGCGCTTGACGCGATGTGTAAACTATTTCCAAGATCTGCAACAAAGGCCTTGGCTGCCCATGCTGGACATGAAGCGCTTCTCCCTGCCGGAACTCATCACTTCATGTTCAATGAGGCTTTCTCTGCTTCCTGGGCGATTTGGACGCCTTCGCTGAAAAGATCAACCTCCTGGCTGAAAGCCCACAGTTGTGGAAGGAAATGGGCGAATACAACCGGGCCAAGGTGGAGGGGAGGTTTACGCTGGAACGGATGGTCCGGGAATATGAGGATTTGTTTCAGGAGTTGACATGATTATATTTTATATGCAATATGCCTAACAAGGGTGGGCTTTATGCATATGAATGATAATACAAAATTAAAAACACTTGGCCCCCAGGGGGCCTATCTGGTTGGCATGCTCCATGAAAAAGGCAAGCCTGTATTTTCCAACGCTGATGTCAGGGATATCACTGGGCTGAATCCTAAATCCGCCAGGAATCTGATGGCAGCTCTTGTGAACAGAGGAGTGGCCACCCGGCTCAAGCCGGGCCTGTTCAATCTTGTTCCATACGAACTCGGTTTTGCGCGGGAATATTTGGGCAATCCTTATGTCCTGGCCCGGGAACTGGCAGGCAGGCAAAAATACTATATCTCACATGCATCGGCCATGGACATCCATCAAATGGTTACCCAGCCCCAGTTGAAAATTTTTGTTTCAGTTGCCCGTTCCATTCGGCCCCGCATGATTCTTGGAACGGAATATTATTATGTAAAGTGCAGATTGGATCAGTTTTTCGGCATTGAGAAACACTGGGCCACGAAAACAGACAGCGTGCTGGTCAGTGATCCGGAACGGACGATTGTTGACTGCCTCAAGCTGCCGCAGCATTGCGGTGGTTTGAGCGAAGCAGCCAAGGGGCTGTGGATCAAAAAACAGGAATTGGATGTGGATCGATTGATTCGGTATGCTGTTGAAGTTGACGTCGGTGCGGTAATTCGCAGGCTTGGATTTTTGCTGGAAACTTTCCAGATGGCCTCAGACTTCCAGATCTTGACCTTGAAGCAGCATCTGTCCAAATCTTATGTCCTCCTGGATCCTGTACTGCCTGACCAGGGTAGATATCTTGCCAGGTGGCGCTTGCGGCTCAATATGGAACCGGACGAGCTGCTTGCTTTGGTCAGGACCTGAACACATGATACCCCAGAGAAACATTTCGCTTTTGGCCAACCGGCTTGCTGGAAAAGGCAAAAGACGCATTCCGGAAGCTGTGTTGGAGCTTGATTATTGCCTGGCTTGGTTTCTCATCGGTTTGTCCAGGTCTTCCCTGGATGAGAATTTGATCTTTAAGGGCGGTACAGCGCTCAAGCGTTGTTACTTCCATGATTACCGGTTCTCTGAAGACCTTGATTTTACCCTGGCTCGGGACATGTCCTTTGCGGATATCCTGTCCGGCCTTGAAGAGGTTTACAAGCAGGTCAGGCAGGAAAGCGGGATTATGTTTGCATTTCACGCCGAGGACCGAAACAGGCATCACAACAGTCATACGTTTTACCTTGGCTATGAAGGTCCGCTCCCGGCAACAACCCGCAAAACAGTCAAGGTGGATATAACTATCAAGGAAAAGTTAGCTTTTCCTGTAGAAAAACGCCGTGTTTTAAGAGGGTATGAGGAATATGCAGATATCCCGGGAGGAAGCTTGATCAGCGTATATTCCCTGGACGAGATTTGTGTTGAGAAATTTCTGGCCCTTACCGACAAGGCCCGGAATGAACCGCGCGATTTGTATGATTTCTGGCATCTTGTGTCCAATAATCATGTTGACTTGAACATGCTTTGGCCTGAAGTAAATGCCAAACTCGATTTCAGGCACAGGACCGCTGATGGTTTAGCTGCTGCTTATGACCGCAAAGAAGCACGTTTGAAAAAGTTGTGGGATAATCGACTGGGCTCGCAAATGGCGGAATTACCTCAGTTTGATGATGTTTTTCGGATTGTCAGAAGGGCTGTCAAAGGTGCTGGCTGGTTTGGTTAGGCCAGAGTGGCAGGGGCGCCGTGTATATTGAAAAAGACTACTGGGCAACAACACGCACATCTTCATAAATCCTCTTAAATCTCTCTACTGTAATCTCCCAGTCAAATTCATGCTCCACCTTGTGCCTGGCCATGGGCGCAATTTTCCTGCACAAGGATTTGTCATCCAGAGCGGTAATAACAGCCTGGGCCAGGTCCTGTGGACTTCCGGGCTGGACGAGAATGCCGGTCTGGTTATGAATAACAGTGTCATGAACAGCAGGGATATTTGACGCAATTACCGGACATCCGCAGCCCATGGCTTCCACAATTACCAATCCCAGGCCTTCCTGGTCGCCGCTTTTTGCCCTGACAAAGGGAAACACTGCCAGGGCGGCGCGCTGGTAGAGCCGGGGTAGTTGATTCTGGGGGACCATGCCCAGAAAACTGACCTTATCTGACAGGTTGAGTCTGGCGGTCAATGCTTTGAGATCATTTTCCAGGGGGCCTGATCCGGCAATGGTCAGACTTGTTTCCGGCCTGGATGCAAGGATTTCCGGCATGGCCTTTATGAGCACTTCCACACCCTTTTTCTCCACCAGCCTGCCCACAAACAGCAGTTCATGATCACTTCTTTTGAGATCAAGATCAGGCACAAAAGTGTTCTTGAGATCAACCCCCATGGGGATGACTTTGACTTTATCAGGGTATACTCCAAGCTTCAGAGTTTCTTTTTGCAGGGCCTGGCTGACCACGGTCAGAACCTGGCATTTTTGAACAATCTTTTTCTTGAGCCAGGAAAATATCCTGCCCTGCAAGGCATACATATCCCCGCCGTGNNNNNNNNNNNNNNNNNNNNNNNNNNNNNNNNNNNNNNNNNNNNNNNNNNNNNNNNNNNNNNNNNNNNNNNNNNNNNNNNNNNNNNNNNNNNNNNNNNNNNNNNNNNNNNNNNNNNNNNNNNNNNNNNNNNNNNNNNNNNNNNNNNNNNNNNNNNNNNNNNNNNNNNNNNNNNNNNNNNNNNNNNNNNNNNNNNNNNNNNNNNNNNNNNNNNNNNNNNNNNNNNNNNNNNNNNNNNNNNNNNNNNNNNNNNNNNNNNNNNNNNNNNNNNNNNNNNNNNNNNNNNNNNNNNNNNNNNNNNNNNNNNNNNNNNNNNNNNNNNNNNNNNNNNNNNNNNNNNNNNNNNNNNNNNNNNNNNNNNNNNNNNNNNNNNNNNNNNNNNNNNNNNNNNNNNNNNNNNNNNNNNNNNNNNNNNNNNNNNNNNNNNNNNNNNNNNNNNNNNNNNNNNNNNNNNNNNNNNNNNNNNNNNNNNNNNNNNNNNNNNNNNNNNNNNNNNNNNNNNNNNNNNNNNNNNNNNNNNNNNNNNNNNNNNNNNNNNNNNNNNNNNNNNNNNNNNNNNNNNNNNNNNNNNNNNNNNNNNNNNNNNNNNNNNNNNNNNNNNNNNNNNNNNNNNNNNNNNNNNNNNNNNNNNNNNNNNNNNNNNNNNNNNNNNNNNNNNNNNNNNNNNNNNNNNNNNNNNNNNNNNNNNNNNNNNNNNNNNNNNNNNNNNNNNNNNNNNNNNNNNNNNNNNNNNNNNNNNNNNNNNNNNNNNNNNNNNNNNNNNNNNNNNNNNNNNNNNNNNNNNNNNNNNNNNNNNNNNNNNNNNNNNNNNNNNNNNNNNNNNNNNNNNNNNNNNNNNNNNNNNNNNNNNNNNNNNNNNNNNNNNNNNNNNNNNNNNNNNNNNNNNNNNNNNNNNNNNNNNNNNNNNNNNNNNNNNNNNNNNNNNNNNNNNNNNNNNNNNNNNNNNNNNNNNNNNNNNNNNNNNNNNNNNNNNNNNNNNNNNNNNNNNNNNNNNNNNNNNNNNNNNNNNNNNNNNNNNNNNNNNNNNNNNNNNNNNNNNNNNNNNNNNNNNNNNNNNNNNNNNNNNNNNNNNNNNNNNNNNNNNNNNNNNNNNNNNNNNNNNNNNNNNNNNNNNNNNNNNNNNNNNNNNNNNNNNNNNNNNNNNNNNNNNNNNNNNNNNNNNNNNNNNNNNNNNNNNNNNNNNNNNNNNNNNNNNNNNNNNNNNNNNNNNNNNNNNNNNNNNNNNNNNNNNNNNNNNNNNNNNNNNNNNNNNNNNNNNNNNNNNNNNNNNNNNNNNNNNNNNNNNNNNNNNNNNNNNNNNNNNNNNNNNNNNNNNNNNNNNNNNNNNNNNNNNNNNNNNNNNNNNNNNNNNNNNNNNNNNNNNNNNNNNNNNNNNNNNNNNNNNNNNNNNNNNNNNNNNNNNNNNNNNNNNNNNNNNNNNNNNNNNNNNNNNNNNNNNNNNNNNNNNNNNNNNNNNNNNNNNNNNNNNNNNNNNNNNNNNNNNNNNNNNNNNNNNNNNNNNNNNNNNNNNNNNNNNNNNNNNNNNNNNNNNNNNNNNNNNNNNNNNNNNNNNNNNNNNNNNNNNNNNNNNNNNNNNNNNNNNNNNNNNNNNNNNNNNNNNNNNNNNNNNNNNNNNNNNNNNNNNNNNNNNNNNNNNNNNNNNNNNNNNNNNNNNNNNNNNNNNNNNNNNNNNNNNNNNNNNNNNNNNNNNNNNNNNNNNNNNNNNNNNNNNNNNNNNNNNNNNNNNNNNNNNNNNNNNNNNNNNNNNNNNNNNNNNNNNNNNNNNNNNNNNNNNNNNNNNNNNNNNNNNNNNNNNNNNNNNNNNNNNNNNNNNNNNNNNNNNNNNNNNNNNNNNNNNNNNNNNNNNNNNNNNNNNNNNNNNNNNNNNNNNNNNNNNNNNNNNNNNNNNNNNNNNNNNNNNNNNNNNNNNNNNNNNNNNNNNNNNNNNNNNNNNNNNNNNNNNNNNNNNNNNNNNNNNNNNNNNNNNNNNNNNNNNNNNNNNNNNNNNNNNNNNNNNNNNNNNNNNNNNNNNNNNNNNNNNNNNNNNNNNNNNNNNNNNNNNNNNNNNNNNNNNNNNNNNNNNNNNNNNNNNNNNNNNNNNNNNNNNNNNNNNNNNNNNNNNNNNNNNNNNNNNNNNNNNNNNNNNNNNNNNNNNNNNNNNNNNNNNNNNNNNNNNNNNNNNNNNNNNNNNNNGTCAGTCAGTATGCCTGGACAATACTTATCTGCTCACAGCTTCAATATACATCCACCTGAATCCTGTCCGCGCCGGCATAGTGGATAAGGCGGATTCATACAGATGGTCCTCGGCATCATTGTATTGTGGTGAGTCCGCTGTAGAATCCTTTGTTGACCCGAGGATTGTATTGCGCCTGGTTCATGACCAGGAACCGGAAGCCCGAAAGAATTACTGCCGGATGCTTGAGCAGGCCCACGGGCATGAGCCGGAAAACGCACTTGAGCATGAAGGGGCTATTGAAAAATTCTGTATCCGCCTGTCTCAAATTTTTCCAGGGTTGTTTAAAAAGCTGGGCAAAAAGACTGAAAATAAAGAAACGTACCTGGGATGCAATGCATCTATGCTGGATCTGACCCGGCTTGAACAGGTCATTGCAAATACCGACTTCAGCCGTTCCTGGTCATTGGAAAGCAGGAAGGCCAAAAAGTATATAGTGGAACAGTTACTGGCCAGGGGATTTAAGAAGACCGAGATAGCAGGGCGCCTGGGTATTTCACGCATGTCAGTATACAACATTCTCAATTCACATTGTGATTAACAGACAGACATCTTTACACCTCGCGCTTGACCCGATGTGTAAAGATGATGTTTACATTTTGCGTTTGATGCGATGTGTAAACTATTTCCAAGATCTGCAACAAAGGCCTTGGCTGCCCATGCTGGACACGAAGCGCTCCTCCCTGCCGGTACTCATCGACCACGGCAAAGGCGGCTTTCTCTACTTCCTGGGCGATGTGGACGCAGTGACAGTAAGTTAAGATTTTTTCCTAACTGCACGTGTAATTTAAAAAATTGACTTTTTTTTAAATTGACCATACTGATTGTGCATGAAACGTGATCGTACAGGAACATACTTTTCCACAGCAGCAGGCGGAGAAAAGGTCTGCGCCTTTATTCCAGACCCGCTTCCGCCGGTTCCTCCTTTGTCCATGGATGGCGAGACCATCAGTCTTCTGGCGGACGCAGCCCTGGCTCTGGGACGTTTGAGCAGCCTGCGTCTTGCCCCGGATTACAATCTCTTCCTGTACCAGTATGTGCGTAAGGAAGCGGTCCTTTCCTCAAAAATCGAAGGGACCCAATCCACCCTGGTCGACCTTTTGGCCCATGAGGATGACGATATTCCCGGAGTCCCTCTGGATGACGTGCTGGAGGTCAGCAATTATGTCCAGGCTATGGAGTACGGGAAGAAAAGGTTGCTGGAAGACCGGTTTCCTGTATCATCCCGGCTTATCAAGGAAATCCATGCTGTTTTGTTGACCGGAGGACGCGGCAGCGACAAGACGCCGGGTGAGTTTAAGCGTACTCAGAACTGGATTGGGGGGACACGCCCCGGCAACGCCTCATTCGTCCCGACTCCGCCGCACGAAACCCAGAGATGCATGGGGGAGCTGGACAAGTTCATTAACGACCGGGGCCATGGATTGCACATCCTGGTTACAGCCGGATTGGCCCATGTACAATTTGAGACCATCCATCCTTTTCTAGACGGCAACGGGCGAATCGGCCGGATGCTGGTACCGCTTCTGCTCATGCAGGAGGGTATTCTTGATGAACCCTGTCTTTATCTCAGCCTGTATTTGAAGAGGTTTCGAGAGGAATACTACGCCCGCCTGCAGGCAGTGCGCATGCAGGGCGACTGGGAAGGCTGGATAAAGTTTTTTCTCCAAGGCGTGATTGCCTCGGCCCGTGATGCTGTGTCTGCGGCAGAACGGATCATGGCGATTTATCATGAAGATCGCGGCCATATCCTTGACCAGGGAAAATCAACAAAGGCGGTCATGCGCGTGCATGAATGCATTCTCCAGCGCCAGGCGGCCAATCCCAAAAAAATTGCCGCACTTTCCGGATTGTCCCAGCCCTCGGTCATGACAGCCCTGCGCGTGCTGGAATCATTGGCTATTGTGAAGGAATCAACCGGGCGTCAGAGAAACACCCGTTATCATTATATTCGAACCTGCAAAATCCTGAATGATGAAATCGGGATGTTTTAATGATTACTAAATAGTTCTAAATATTTACCAGCCGTAATATCCCGGTCAAACTTCTCCAGAACTTTTAACATGGCTGTTTTGGCCATATTCGAACGCTGATCCGGATGATCAAGTATTCCAGCTACTGCCCGAGCCAGGACCTCCGGATCTCCCAGTCGGACCAGAATGCCGGTCTGGTTATGGATAACCGTGTCATGAACAGCCGGAATATCTGAGGCAATTACCGGACATTTACAGCCCATTGCTTCCACAATCACCAATCCCAGGCCTTCCTGGTCGCCGCTTTTTGCCCTGATAAACGGAAATACCGCCAGGGCGGCTTTTTGGTACAGCCGGGGCAGCTGATTCTGAGAAATCATGCCCAGAAATCTAACCTTATCTGACAAATTGAGCCTGGCAGTCAATGCTTTGAGATCATTTTGCAGAGGACCGGATCCGGCAATAGTCAGCCTGGTTTCCGGCCTGGATGCAAGGATTTCCGGCATGGCTTTTATGAGCACTTCCACGCCTTTTTTCTCTACCAGCCTGCCCACAAAAAGCAGTTCATGATCACTTGGCCTGACATCAGGATCAGGCACAAATGTGTTTTTGAGATCCACCCCCATGGGGATGACTTTTACTTTATCCGGTCTTGCTCCAAGTTTCAGGGCTTCCTGCTGCAAGGCCCGGCTGACCACGTCAGAACCTGGCATTTTTGAACAATCTTTTTCTTGAGCCGGGAAAATATCCTGCCCTGCAGGGCATACATATCTCCGCCGTGGGAAGTGCAGACAACAGGCATGTTTTTGCGGGTCAAAGCCAGGGCCATGTGGGCAGCAAGGCCCTGGGGGATGATCCAGTGGGCGAGGATTATATCGAATTGTTCCTGGCGCAGGATTTTTATCAGAGCCAGTAACTGGCCCAGGAGGAAAAAGGGAACCAGCAGATAATTCAAAGGATTGGCCTTTAGTCTGCCCATAATCCCGCCGCTGTGAGTGGCCAGATTCTCAAGAGGCCGAAAAAAGTATCCAAACCGTTTTACCCTCATCCCGGCCATGACTTCTTCATCCTTTGCCCCGGGAGAGCGCGGGGCCAGGAGCGTGATGTTGAATCTATCAGCCAGTCTGCGGGACAATTCAAACACAAATCCAGGTTCAGTATCATTATGCCACCTGGGAAAGGTGGAGGTCAGGACCAGGACTTTGATTTTACTGCCGGCATTATTGTCCATACCTGCACCAATACTGCAGGTGCTTTCAGTTATCAATAAAAATCAAAAGGCATCATATGTCACTGACCGCCCTAATGGAGCCACTTGATGTTCACCCTAATGGAGCCAGTTGATGATCACCTAATGCGTCCACCTGATGATCGCCTTAATGGAGCCATCCTGTGACCGCCCTAATGGGGCCAGTTGATGATCGCCCTAATGGGGCCACTTGGTGGTCTTCATAGTCCACGTCCATTTGTAAGTTTCGGACTTCCTTCCAATCATGTATCTCTTGGCTGATTCAAAAATGCCAAGGAGGTACATGTTTCAGTTAAAAAAGTCGACGTAGCTGGCCAGTTATTATGAAGAATGCATGTAGTCCCAAGCTTTTTATGCCACAATCACAACGGTAATATGCGCAAACAGGAAATTAATCTTCAGCAGCCCTGTCTACCAGTTCTGTAAAATCGCTTAAGGACTCAGTTCTGATGATTTTTCGGGCCAAAATACGAAGGTTATCGATGGACTGGATGGATCTAATTTTGACAGATAGCGTCCCCGGAAGTGGACCGTAAAGCTCCGAGGCCTGGTCAATTAAGGTTTCTTGGGCGTTTTTAAGTTCACCTTTCTGTTCCCCAATAATAAGTCCTCTACCTTCACCTTCTCTAAGCCATTGATCAGCTAAAGTTTCCATTATCTTTTCACCTCCCTCTGGAATGAGATCCAGAGCTTTTTTGTAGTCTTCCTTGTATAGATAGCCAGAGCTCTTAATCAGATATCTAAAGAAAATATCAATGTACTCCAGAGCAGTTCTCTGCTCCATAGATTCCAAAAGGCCCCGAACAAGACGAGTCGGCAAACCCTTGATATTCGGGTCGTTCTGCATCTTGATTATTTCAACATAGAACTTGAGCAGAATCTTTTCCCGTACTTTTTCCTCATCAATACCATGAACATTGAAAAAGGCAAAGGAAAAGTCTGGGATATAGACCTTGAAGGCCTCCGAAGGCATTTCCACCAGGTCATGGAAGGAAGAGCACATATTTCGGTCATCCTCCTGGCCCTGATAAATGACTATGGGAATAATCAACTCAAAGAACCTGTCCCCACTTTCTCATACGTGAGAGTTTGAACTTTTTGCAGCGACGCAGCAATTGAGAGATTTTCAACAGCCTGCCAGGCTTTCAGTGCAGGCCAGGGAACTCTTTTCCGATGAACAGAACGCGATTTTTGTCAGTGCGGCCAGCGCTTGGGAAATCGCCACTAAACAACGAATCGGCAAATTGGAACAACTGCCCGGGGTTGTTGACAGGTTTTCCGAACTTGTGGCAGCTGATGGCTTTATTCATCTCCCCGTGACCTATGTTTATTTCTTGCGAGCTGGTTCCTGAACTCTGTTATCAATATAAATCAAAAGGCATCATCTTTACACTTTGCGCTTGACGCGATGTGTAAAGATGTTACTGCCAGAGCTGGGGATCGGTGCCTGGGAGGACATAGTTTTCGGAACAGGCTATGATATTGTCAATATTTACAAATCTCAGGGAAATATAAACGTCAACGTCGTAGCGATGGTACTGTCCTATGGCGTAAGTTCCCACCACAAACCCCTGAACATCGTGTCTGGCACCAATTTCCTGAAGATTTCTGGATAGGATGAATTCGCCCTGATCTTCACTGACAAAGATTTGACTTTGACTCATTTTTACTTCTCGAACCTTGAGACCGTGCTGGGCCAGGCGGCCTGCAATGATCTCCGAAGACATACGTCCAAGAGTTGAAGACTTGCCCATGTGATCGATATCCACG encodes:
- a CDS encoding Fic family protein — translated: MKRDRTGTYFSTAAGGEKVCAFIPDPLPPVPPLSMDGETISLLADAALALGRLSSLRLAPDYNLFLYQYVRKEAVLSSKIEGTQSTLVDLLAHEDDDIPGVPLDDVLEVSNYVQAMEYGKKRLLEDRFPVSSRLIKEIHAVLLTGGRGSDKTPGEFKRTQNWIGGTRPGNASFVPTPPHETQRCMGELDKFINDRGHGLHILVTAGLAHVQFETIHPFLDGNGRIGRMLVPLLLMQEGILDEPCLYLSLYLKRFREEYYARLQAVRMQGDWEGWIKFFLQGVIASARDAVSAAERIMAIYHEDRGHILDQGKSTKAVMRVHECILQRQAANPKKIAALSGLSQPSVMTALRVLESLAIVKESTGRQRNTRYHYIRTCKILNDEIGMF
- a CDS encoding nucleotidyl transferase AbiEii/AbiGii toxin family protein; amino-acid sequence: MIPQRNISLLANRLAGKGKRRIPEAVLELDYCLAWFLIGLSRSSLDENLIFKGGTALKRCYFHDYRFSEDLDFTLARDMSFADILSGLEEVYKQVRQESGIMFAFHAEDRNRHHNSHTFYLGYEGPLPATTRKTVKVDITIKEKLAFPVEKRRVLRGYEEYADIPGGSLISVYSLDEICVEKFLALTDKARNEPRDLYDFWHLVSNNHVDLNMLWPEVNAKLDFRHRTADGLAAAYDRKEARLKKLWDNRLGSQMAELPQFDDVFRIVRRAVKGAGWFG
- a CDS encoding glycosyltransferase family 4 protein — translated: MPGSDVVSRALQQEALKLGARPDKVKVIPMGVDLKNTFVPDPDVRPSDHELLFVGRLVEKKGVEVLIKAMPEILASRPETRLTIAGSGPLQNDLKALTARLNLSDKVRFLGMISQNQLPRLYQKAALAVFPFIRAKSGDQEGLGLVIVEAMGCKCPVIASDIPAVHDTVIHNQTGILVRLGDPEVLARAVAGILDHPDQRSNMAKTAMLKVLEKFDRDITAGKYLELFSNH
- a CDS encoding transposase gives rise to the protein MKYNDKRFCGNEQRIFRARHKITEPGVISHVTQRAAGKEPLFIDDTDYLTMLMLLKESVEKFDLRYYALSLMANHTHILLEPREKNLPEAMRSIFSRYAAKFNTKYQRKGHLFGGPYRQSVCLDNTYLLTASIYIHLNPVRAGIVDKADAYRWSSASLYCGESAVESFVDPGVVLRLVHDQEPEARKNYRRMLEQVHGHEPENALEHEGAIEKFCIRLAQIFPGLFKKLGKKTENTEKYLGCNASMLDLARLEQVIENTDFSRSWSMESRKAKKYIVEQLLARGFKKTEIAGRLGISRRSVYNIINSSCD
- a CDS encoding glycosyltransferase, giving the protein MDNNDGNKAGILVLSSTFPRWHNDSEPGFVYELSRRLANKFNITVLAPRSPGAKDEEVMAGMRVLRFGYFFRPQENLATHSGGIMGRLKANPLNYLLVPFFLLGQLLALIKILRQEQLDIIHAHWIIPQGLAAHMALALTRKQIPVVCTSHGGDMYALQGRIFSWLKKKIVQKCQVLTVVSHALQKEALKLGAHLDKVKVIPMGVDLKNTFVPDLDVKRTDHELVFVGRLVEKKGVEVLIKAMAEILATRPETRLTIAGSGPLENDLKALTASLNLSDKVKFLGMIPQNQLPQLYQKAALAVFPFVRAKSGDQEGLGLVIVEAMGCKCPVIASDIPAVHDTVIHNQTGILVQPGSPQDLAQAVITALDDTTMCRRIAAAARQRVEHEFDWEITVEKFGRIFVDVRLAKH
- a CDS encoding type IV toxin-antitoxin system AbiEi family antitoxin domain-containing protein, coding for MNDNTKLKTLGPQGAYLVGMLHEKGKPVFSNADVRDITGLNPKSARNLMAALVNRGVATRLKPGLFNLVPYELGFAREYLGNPYVLARELAGRQKYYISHASAMDIHQMVTQPQLKIFVSVARSIRPRMILGTEYYYVKCRLDQFFGIEKHWATKTDSVLVSDPERTIVDCLKLPQHCGGLSEAAKGLWIKKQELDVDRLIRYAVEVDVGAVIRRLGFLLETFQMASDFQILTLKQHLSKSYVLLDPVLPDQGRYLARWRLRLNMEPDELLALVRT
- a CDS encoding glycosyltransferase family 4 protein gives rise to the protein HGGDMYALQGRIFSWLKKKIVQKCQVLTVVSQALQKETLKLGVYPDKVKVIPMGVDLKNTFVPDLDLKRSDHELLFVGRLVEKKGVEVLIKAMPEILASRPETSLTIAGSGPLENDLKALTARLNLSDKVSFLGMVPQNQLPRLYQRAALAVFPFVRAKSGDQEGLGLVIVEAMGCGCPVIASNIPAVHDTVIHNQTGILVQPGSPQDLAQAVITALDDKSLCRKIAPMARHKVEHEFDWEITVERFKRIYEDVRVVAQ